Proteins encoded by one window of Ovis canadensis isolate MfBH-ARS-UI-01 breed Bighorn chromosome 14, ARS-UI_OviCan_v2, whole genome shotgun sequence:
- the B3GNT8 gene encoding UDP-GlcNAc:betaGal beta-1,3-N-acetylglucosaminyltransferase 8, with translation MRCPKCLLCLSALLTLLGLKVYIEWTSEPRLGKAYPGPRSTLPGPTPASAEPTLPANLSARLGQTGPLPLAYWNQQQWRLGTLPGVNSTEAEDCGAWGAAAAAEIPDFASYPEDLRRFLLWAACRSFPRWLPAGGGGQVTGCKDPGDVPFLLLAVKSEPGHFAERQAVRETWGRPAPGVRLLFLLGSPVGQAGPDLGTLVSWESRRYGDLLLWDFLDVPFNQTLKDLMLLAWLGRHCPGVSFVLQAQDDAFVRTPALLDHLQGLPPAKARGLYLGEVFTQAKPLRKPGGPFYVPGSFFEGSYPAYASGGGYVIAGRLAPWLLQAAARVAPFPFGDVYTGLCFQALGLAPRTHKGFLTAWPADRTADPCAFRDLLLVRPLSPQDSIRLWKQLQDPGLQC, from the coding sequence ATGCGCTGCCCCAAGTGCCTTCTCTGCCTGTCAGCGCTGCTCACACTCCTGGGCCTCAAAGTGTACATCGAGTGGACATCCGAGCCCCGGCTGGGCAAGGCCTACCCAGGACCCCGCAGCACCCTGCCAGGCCCCACGCCAGCCAGCGCCGAGCCCACCCTGCCGGCCAACCTCTCAGCCCGTCTGGGCCAGACTGGCCCCCTGCCCTTGGCTTACTGGAACCAGCAGCAGTGGCGGCTGGGGACCCTGCCCGGAGTGAACAGCACAGAGGCGGAGGACTGTGGTGCTTGGGGGGCCGCCGCCGCGGCTGAGATCCCAGACTTTGCTTCCTACCCCGAGGACCTCCGCCGCTTTCTGCTGTGGGCCGCCTGCCGGAGCTTCCCACGGTGGCTGCCTGCAGGCGGCGGAGGCCAGGTGACCGGCTGCAAGGATCCCGGTGATGTCCCCTTCCTGCTGTTGGCTGTCAAGTCAGAACCAGGGCACTTTGCGGAACGACAAGCCGTGAGGGAGACGTGGGGCAGGCCGGCCCCTGGGGTCCGGCTGCTCTTCCTCCTGGGGTCCCCGGTGGGCCAGGCGGGGCCGGACCTCGGCACCCTGGTGTCCTGGGAGAGCCGGCGCTACGGTGACCTGCTGCTCTGGGACTTCCTCGACGTCCCCTTCAACCAGACGCTCAAGGACTTGATGTTGCTGGCCTGGCTTGGCCGCCACTGCCCCGGCGTGAGCTTTGTCCTGCAGGCCCAGGACGACGCCTTTGTACGCACCCCTGCTCTGCTGGACCACCTGCAGGGCCTGCCGCCCGCCAAGGCCCGGGGCCTCTACCTGGGTGAGGTCTTCACCCAGGCCAAGCCTCTCCGGAAGCCAGGAGGACCCTTCTACGTGCCCGGGTCCTTCTTCGAGGGCAGCTACCCGGCCTACGCCAGTGGGGGCGGCTACGTCATCGCGGGGCGCTTGGCACCCTGGCTGCTGCAGGCAGCGGCCCGCGTGGCCCCCTTCCCCTTTGGCGACGTCTACACTGGCCTGTGCTTCCAGGCCCTGGGCCTGGCCCCCAGGACCCACAAAGGCTTCCTCACGGCCTGGCCAGCAGACCGCACTGCTGACCCCTGTGCCTTCAGAGACCTGCTGCTGGTGCGACCCCTCAGCCCTCAGGACAGCATCCGGCTCTGGAAACAGCTGCAGGACCCTGGGCTCCAGTGCTGA
- the BCKDHA gene encoding 2-oxoisovalerate dehydrogenase subunit alpha, mitochondrial: protein MAVAAAAARVWRPSRGLGRAGLPLLRLLGARGLARSHTHRWQQQRHFSSLDDKPQFPGASAEFIDKLEFIQPNVISGIPIYRVMDRQGQIINPSEDPHLPQEKVLKFYKSMTLLNTMDRILYESQRQGRISFYMTNYGEEGTHVGSAAALDDTDLVFGQYREAGVLMYRDYPLELFMAQCYGNVSDLGKGRQMPVHYGCRERHFVTISSPLATQIPQAVGAAYAAKRANANRVVICYFGEGAASEGDAHAGFNFAATLECPIIFFCRNNGYAISTPTSEQYRGDGIAARGPGYGILSIRVDGNDVFAVYNATKEARRRAVAENQPFLIEAMTYRIGHHSTSDDSSAYRSVDEVNYWDKQDHPISRLRHHLQSRGWWDDEQEKAWRKQSRKKVMEAFEQAERKLKPNPNLIFSDVYQEMPAQLRKQQESLARHLQTYGEHYPLDHFEK, encoded by the exons ATGGCGGTGGCGGCTGCGGCGGCGAGGGTTTGGAGACCAAGTCGAGGCTTGGGACGGGCAGGCCTCCCGCTCCTGCGGCTGCTTGGGGCTCGTGGGCTGGCTAGATCT CATACCCACAGGTGGCAGCAACAGCGGCACTTTTCGTCCCTGGATGACAAGCCGCAGTTCCCAGGGGCCTCAGCGGAGTTCATAGACAAGCTCGAGTTCATTCAGCCCAATGTCATCTCTGGGATCCCCATCTACCGGGTCATGGACCGGCAGGGCCAGATCATCAACCCCAGTGAGGATCCCCAC CTGCCCCAGGAGAAGGTGCTCAAATTCTACAAGAGCATGACCTTGCTCAACACCATGGACCGCATCCTCTATGAGTCCCAGAGGCAG GGCCGCATATCCTTCTACATGACCAACTATGGCGAAGAGGGGACGCACGTGGGCAGCGCGGCAGCCCTGGACGACACAGACCTAGTGTTTGGCCAGTACCGGGAGGCAG GTGTGCTCATGTACCGGGACTACCCCCTGGAGCTGTTCATGGCCCAGTGCTACGGCAACGTGAGCGACCTGGGCAAGGGGCGCCAGATGCCCGTCCACTACGGCTGCAGGGAGCGCCACTTCGTCACCATCTCCTCTCCACTGGCCACACAGATCCCCCAGG CGGTCGGGGCAGCCTACGCAGCCAAGCGGGCCAACGCCAACAGGGTGGTCATCTGTTACTTCGGAGAGGGGGCAGCCAGTGAGGGGGACGCCCACGCCGGCTTCAACTTCGCCGCCACCCTCGAGTGCCCCATCATCTTCTTCTGTCGGAACAACGGCTACGCCATCTCCACGCCCACCTCGGAGCAATACCGCGGGGACGGCATCG CGGCTCGAGGCCCCGGGTACGGCATCCTCTCCATCCGCGTGGATGGCAATGATGTGTTTGCCGTGTACAACGCCACCAAGGAGGCCCGGCGGCGGGCCGTGGCGGAGAACCAGCCCTTCCTCATTGAGGCCATGACCTACAG GATCGGGCACCACAGCACCAGTGATGACAGCTCGGCGTACCGCTCAGTGGACGAGGTCAACTACTGGGACAAGCAGGACCACCCCATCTCCCGGCTGCGGCATCACCTGCAGAGCCGCGGCTGGTGGGATGACGAGCAGGAGAAGGCCTGGAGGAAGCAGTCCCGCAAGAAG GTAATGGAGGCCTTTGAGCAGGCTGAGCGGAAGCTGAAGCCCAACCCCAACTTGATCTTCTCGGACGTGTATCAGGAGATGCCTGCCCAGCTCCGCAAGCAGCAGGAGTCTCTGGCACGTCACCTCCAGACCTACGGCGAACACTACCCACTGGACCACTTTGAGAAGTGA
- the DMAC2 gene encoding distal membrane-arm assembly complex protein 2 isoform X3: protein MRANEQGLSSLEFRKLQEVPVEAVDASGCAINYQGLDNLLALKELQSLSLQRCPHVDDWCLGRLYHLADSLQELSLAGCPRISERGLACLHHLQNLRRLDISDLPAVSNPGLTQILVEEMLPHCEVLGADWAQGLKVGPEEQSPDAAGSPIPA, encoded by the exons GAGCAGGGCCTTTCCTCTCTTGAGTTCCGGAAGCTCCAGGAGGTGCCCGTGGAGGCTGTGGATGCCAGTGGTTGTGCCATCAACTACCAAGGCCTGGACAACCTCT tggcccTGAAGGAGCTCCAGTCCCTATCGCTGCAGCGCTGTCCCCACGTGGATGACTGGTGTCTCGGCCGTCTCTACCACCTGGCCGACTCGCTGCAGGAGCTCTCGCTGGCCGGCTGCCCCCGCATCTCTGAACGAGGCCTCGCCTGCCTCCACCACCTCCA GAACCTCCGCAGGCTGGATATCTCCGACCTTCCTGCCGTGTCCAACCCGGGCCTCACTCAGATCTTGGTGGAGGAGATGCTGCCCCACTGTGAGGTTCTGGGGGCTGACTGGGCACAGGGCCTCAAGGTGGGGCCAGAGGAGCAGTCCCCAGATGCAGCCGGCAGCCCCATCCCCGCCTAG